The proteins below come from a single Parazoarcus communis genomic window:
- a CDS encoding response regulator — protein MAMERPILLIEDNPDDEALTLRAFTKNRITNPVVVARDGVEAIDYLTGTGSHQGRDMTVMPVLILLDLKLPRIDGLEVLRRIRAEEHTAMLPVVVLTTSREIQDIQQAYRLGANSYIRKPVDYERFIHAVSQIALYWLTLNETPESAANSPY, from the coding sequence ATGGCGATGGAACGCCCGATTCTGCTGATCGAGGACAACCCCGATGACGAAGCCCTGACGCTACGCGCGTTCACAAAGAACCGGATCACCAATCCGGTTGTCGTGGCCAGAGATGGCGTCGAGGCCATCGATTACCTCACCGGAACCGGCTCACATCAGGGGCGGGACATGACGGTCATGCCGGTGCTGATTCTGCTCGACCTCAAACTGCCCCGGATCGACGGTCTGGAAGTGCTGCGCCGCATTCGCGCGGAAGAGCACACCGCGATGCTGCCGGTGGTGGTGCTCACGACATCGCGCGAAATCCAGGACATCCAGCAGGCCTACCGGCTCGGCGCCAACAGCTATATTCGTAAGCCGGTGGACTACGAGCGCTTCATTCACGCCGTCAGCCAGATTGCCCTGTACTGGCTGACGCTCAACGAAACGCCCGAAAGCGCGGCAAACAGCCCGTACTGA
- the dapE gene encoding succinyl-diaminopimelate desuccinylase, which produces MSLPDDPTLALACDLISRASETPEDAGCLDLIQARLAPLGFRFERIDVGGVCNLWARRGEHAPVLCFAGHTDVVPTGPLERWDSPPFEPTIRDGMLYGRGAADMKTSLAAFVTSIEQFIADHPNHSGSIALLLTSDEEGIASHGTVKVVEALAARGERLDYCIVGEPTSVNTLGDTIKNGRRGSLSGTLRVKGQQGHVAYPQLARNPIHMLAPALAELTTIRWDEGNEFFPATTWQVSNIHAGTGANNVIPGECEVMFNFRFASVSTADELKARTHEVLDRHGLEYTIDWHLSGKPFITGRGKLVAALSGAISETLGVETELSTTGGTSDGRFIADICSEVVEFGPVNATIHKLNECVAVDAIAPLSTVYMRTLRTLLAA; this is translated from the coding sequence ATGTCCCTCCCCGACGACCCGACGCTTGCACTTGCCTGCGATCTGATTTCACGTGCCTCCGAAACCCCCGAGGATGCCGGCTGCCTTGACCTGATTCAGGCACGTCTCGCCCCGCTCGGTTTCCGCTTTGAACGTATCGATGTCGGCGGCGTCTGCAACCTTTGGGCACGCCGCGGTGAACATGCTCCGGTACTGTGCTTTGCCGGTCACACCGACGTTGTCCCGACCGGCCCCCTCGAGCGCTGGGACAGCCCCCCGTTCGAGCCCACGATTCGCGACGGCATGCTCTATGGCCGTGGCGCGGCCGACATGAAAACCTCGCTCGCCGCATTCGTGACCTCGATCGAGCAGTTCATTGCCGATCACCCGAACCACAGCGGCAGCATTGCGCTGCTGCTTACGTCAGACGAGGAAGGCATTGCCTCCCACGGCACGGTCAAGGTCGTCGAAGCGCTCGCTGCGCGCGGCGAACGGCTCGACTACTGCATCGTTGGCGAACCCACCTCGGTGAACACCCTGGGTGACACCATCAAGAATGGCCGCCGTGGTTCGCTCTCCGGCACGCTTCGCGTCAAGGGCCAGCAGGGGCACGTCGCCTACCCACAACTGGCACGCAATCCGATTCACATGCTCGCACCCGCGCTGGCCGAACTCACCACCATCCGCTGGGATGAAGGCAACGAGTTCTTTCCCGCAACCACCTGGCAGGTCTCAAATATTCACGCCGGCACCGGTGCCAACAACGTCATTCCCGGCGAATGCGAAGTGATGTTCAATTTCCGCTTCGCGTCGGTGTCGACCGCAGATGAACTGAAGGCGCGCACGCATGAAGTGCTCGACCGCCACGGACTCGAATACACGATCGACTGGCACCTCTCGGGCAAGCCCTTCATCACCGGTCGTGGCAAGCTGGTCGCCGCACTGTCGGGCGCGATCAGCGAAACGCTCGGCGTCGAAACCGAGCTATCCACCACCGGCGGCACCTCGGACGGCCGTTTCATTGCAGATATCTGCAGCGAAGTCGTCGAGTTCGGCCCGGTCAACGCCACCATCCACAAACTGAACGAGTGCGTCGCAGTTGATGCGATCGCACCGCTTTCCACCGTTTACATGCGCACCCTGCGCACTCTACTGGCTGCCTGA
- the iscX gene encoding Fe-S cluster assembly protein IscX, with amino-acid sequence MKWTEVQEIGIQLADAHPDVDPTKVNFVDLMNWVLALPEFDDDAKHCGERILEGIQQAWIDELS; translated from the coding sequence ATGAAATGGACTGAAGTTCAGGAGATCGGTATCCAGCTTGCCGATGCACATCCGGATGTCGACCCGACCAAGGTGAATTTTGTCGACCTGATGAACTGGGTGCTTGCCTTGCCCGAGTTTGACGATGATGCGAAGCACTGTGGTGAACGCATTCTCGAAGGCATTCAGCAGGCCTGGATCGATGAGCTGAGCTAA
- the prmB gene encoding 50S ribosomal protein L3 N(5)-glutamine methyltransferase, which yields MTHDTDAHEHDEHDHDHEHESGPLAELVTVRDWLRYAVTRFNRGQVFCGHGVTSVFDEAAWLILSSLALPIDRLDPFLDACIPSDERVALFENIERRVVERVPTAYLVKEAWLGDFRFYVDERVIVPRSFFAELLDEGFSPWIEDPDTVTSALDLCTGSGCLAILMAHVFPNADIAAVDLSEDALAVARRNVDDYGLGDQVELIQSDVFSNVGDRRFDLILSNPPYVTADAMAALPAEYRHEPEMALAAGSDGLDIVRTLIAEAASHLHPEGILAVEVGHNRDLVESAFPELPFNWLSTRGGEDMVFILRREDLPGAQD from the coding sequence ATGACCCACGACACCGACGCTCACGAGCACGACGAACACGATCACGACCACGAGCACGAAAGTGGCCCGCTTGCCGAACTCGTTACCGTACGCGACTGGCTGCGCTACGCCGTCACCCGTTTCAATCGCGGCCAGGTTTTTTGCGGCCACGGCGTCACCAGCGTTTTCGACGAAGCCGCATGGCTGATCCTGTCCTCGCTCGCGCTCCCGATCGACCGCCTCGACCCCTTCCTCGACGCCTGCATTCCGTCCGATGAGCGCGTTGCACTGTTCGAGAACATCGAGCGCCGCGTCGTCGAACGCGTACCCACGGCCTATCTGGTCAAGGAAGCCTGGCTCGGGGATTTCCGCTTCTACGTCGATGAACGTGTGATCGTGCCGCGCTCCTTCTTTGCCGAGCTGCTCGACGAAGGGTTCTCGCCCTGGATCGAGGACCCCGACACCGTCACCAGCGCACTCGACCTGTGCACCGGTTCCGGCTGCCTTGCCATCCTGATGGCACACGTCTTCCCCAACGCCGACATCGCTGCGGTCGACCTTTCCGAAGACGCGCTGGCCGTCGCCCGCCGCAACGTAGACGACTACGGCCTTGGCGATCAGGTCGAACTGATCCAAAGCGACGTGTTCAGCAATGTCGGCGACCGTCGTTTCGACCTGATCCTGAGCAACCCGCCCTACGTCACGGCCGATGCAATGGCAGCCCTGCCCGCCGAATACCGCCACGAGCCCGAAATGGCGCTCGCTGCCGGTAGCGACGGGCTCGACATCGTGCGAACATTGATCGCGGAAGCGGCCAGTCATCTCCACCCCGAGGGGATACTCGCGGTGGAAGTCGGGCACAATCGTGATCTGGTGGAAAGTGCATTCCCGGAACTGCCGTTCAACTGGCTCAGCACACGCGGGGGCGAAGACATGGTATTCATTCTGCGACGAGAAGATCTGCCGGGCGCCCAGGACTGA
- a CDS encoding PilT/PilU family type 4a pilus ATPase codes for MIFDKLFQLMAEKQASDIFITAGAPIHIKIQGHTVPINQQVMDPAMTQKMIYEMMTPEQIEHFERDKELNLSFGRRDVGNFRVNVFLQRNSVAVVVRFIQGDIPTIESLGLPGSLNDVVMEKRGLVLVVGATGSGKSTTLASMIDHRNRNRTGHILTVEDPIEYLFKHRKSVVNQREVGIDTHSWHEALRNAMRQAPDCILIGEIRDKETMQAALAYAQTGHLCLATLHANNAYHALNRISNFFPMENRSLLYLDLSVALRCIISQRLVRKPDGRRIPAVETLMNTRHVAELIERGEINAVKEAMEQSLAPGSQTFEQDLFRLYHEKIITLDEALANSDSPTNLSWLINNAQFNPNAKTDNEKPAPQITDFESTQPDGASFREFTLHLDGNG; via the coding sequence GATCAATCAGCAGGTCATGGATCCCGCCATGACCCAGAAGATGATCTACGAGATGATGACGCCGGAGCAGATCGAGCACTTCGAGCGCGACAAGGAGCTGAACCTCTCGTTTGGTCGTCGCGATGTCGGCAACTTCCGGGTCAACGTGTTTCTCCAGCGCAATTCGGTTGCCGTGGTTGTGCGCTTCATCCAGGGCGACATCCCAACCATCGAGAGCCTTGGCCTGCCTGGCTCCTTGAATGATGTCGTGATGGAAAAACGTGGTCTGGTACTCGTGGTTGGCGCCACGGGTTCCGGCAAATCGACCACGCTTGCGTCGATGATCGACCACCGCAACCGTAACCGCACCGGGCATATCCTGACGGTTGAAGACCCGATCGAGTATCTGTTCAAGCACCGCAAGTCGGTCGTCAACCAGCGCGAAGTCGGCATCGACACCCATAGCTGGCACGAAGCCCTGCGCAACGCCATGCGTCAGGCGCCCGACTGCATCCTGATCGGTGAAATTCGCGACAAGGAAACCATGCAGGCTGCGCTCGCCTATGCGCAGACCGGGCATCTGTGCCTGGCCACCCTGCACGCCAACAATGCTTATCACGCGCTGAACCGGATCTCCAACTTCTTCCCGATGGAGAACCGCTCCCTCCTTTATCTCGACCTTTCCGTTGCACTGCGCTGCATCATCTCGCAGCGCCTGGTCCGCAAACCCGACGGAAGGCGGATTCCGGCAGTTGAGACCCTGATGAACACCCGTCATGTGGCGGAACTGATCGAACGTGGCGAAATCAATGCGGTGAAGGAAGCCATGGAGCAAAGCCTTGCCCCCGGCTCACAGACCTTCGAGCAGGACCTGTTCCGTCTCTATCACGAAAAGATCATCACCCTCGACGAGGCCCTGGCCAACTCCGATTCGCCAACCAACCTGTCGTGGCTGATCAACAACGCCCAGTTCAACCCCAACGCCAAGACCGACAACGAAAAACCGGCCCCGCAGATCACGGACTTCGAGAGCACCCAGCCCGACGGCGCCTCCTTCCGTGAATTCACCCTGCACCTGGACGGAAACGGCTAG
- the hscA gene encoding Fe-S protein assembly chaperone HscA, with the protein MALLQIAEPGMSTEPHKHRLAVGIDLGTTNSLVATVRNSIAVCLADETGRSMLPSIVRYRADGSIDVGQSAIQAQASDPRNTIVSVKRFMGRGLKDVAHVETMPYDFEDSPGMVRLRTVQGVKSPVEISAEILRTLRLRAEASLGGVLSGAVITVPAYFDDAQRQATKDAARLAGLDVLRLLNEPTAAAVAYGLDNAAEGTYAVYDLGGGTFDLSILKLSRGVFEVLSTNGDASLGGDDFDHRLFCWILEESKLPPLSSTDSRRLQIKAREAKELLTACEEAPIHLVLSSGEEINLVISRDQFAQLTRHLVQKTLGPVRKALRDAGLSPEEIKGVVMVGGATRMPHIQRAVAEYFGQEPLTNLDPDKVVALGAAMQANALVGNRKEDDEDWLLLDVIPLSLGLETMGGLVEKVVPRNATLPIARAQEFTTFKDGQTAMAFHVVQGERELVSDCRSLARFELRGIPPMVAGAARIRVAFQVDADGLLSVSAREMSSGVEASVLVKPSYGLSDDEIAGMLQAGVERAGDDLVARALREQQVEADRVIEATEQALLKDGQLLDEAERAQIDEVLARLRSLRDGEDHRAIKAGIEALAKATDEFAARRMDSSIRSALAGHKIDEIPV; encoded by the coding sequence GCAGATCGCAGAACCCGGAATGTCCACCGAGCCGCACAAGCACCGGCTCGCGGTGGGTATCGACCTCGGCACCACAAACTCGCTGGTCGCCACGGTGCGCAACAGCATCGCGGTGTGCCTTGCCGATGAAACGGGCCGTTCGATGCTGCCTTCCATCGTGCGATATCGCGCCGATGGCAGCATTGATGTCGGTCAGTCGGCGATTCAGGCGCAGGCAAGCGACCCGCGCAACACGATCGTGTCGGTCAAGCGTTTCATGGGACGCGGGCTCAAGGATGTAGCTCACGTCGAAACCATGCCTTACGACTTCGAGGACAGCCCCGGCATGGTGCGTTTGCGCACGGTGCAGGGCGTGAAGAGCCCGGTTGAAATTTCTGCCGAGATCCTGCGCACGCTGCGCCTGCGTGCGGAGGCGAGCCTTGGCGGTGTGCTGAGCGGCGCGGTGATCACGGTTCCGGCCTATTTTGACGATGCCCAGCGTCAGGCCACGAAGGACGCGGCCCGCCTGGCCGGGCTGGATGTACTGCGGCTGCTTAACGAACCGACCGCTGCTGCGGTGGCCTATGGGCTCGATAACGCGGCCGAAGGCACGTATGCGGTGTACGACCTTGGCGGCGGCACCTTCGATCTCTCCATTCTCAAGCTGTCACGTGGCGTGTTCGAGGTGCTGTCGACCAACGGCGACGCATCGCTCGGCGGTGACGACTTCGATCATCGGCTGTTCTGCTGGATTCTCGAAGAATCGAAGTTGCCGCCGCTGTCATCCACCGACTCGCGCCGTCTGCAGATCAAGGCGCGCGAGGCGAAGGAGTTGCTGACGGCCTGTGAAGAGGCGCCAATCCACCTTGTGCTGAGTTCGGGAGAGGAGATCAACCTGGTCATCAGTCGTGACCAGTTCGCGCAGCTCACCCGTCACCTGGTGCAGAAAACCCTCGGTCCGGTGCGCAAGGCGCTGCGCGACGCAGGCCTGAGCCCGGAAGAGATCAAGGGCGTGGTGATGGTGGGCGGTGCGACGCGCATGCCCCACATCCAGCGCGCAGTTGCCGAATATTTCGGGCAGGAGCCGCTGACCAACCTCGATCCCGACAAGGTCGTGGCACTCGGTGCCGCCATGCAGGCGAATGCGCTGGTCGGCAACCGCAAGGAAGATGACGAGGACTGGCTCCTGCTTGACGTCATCCCGCTGTCGCTCGGCCTGGAAACCATGGGTGGCCTGGTTGAGAAGGTCGTGCCCCGGAATGCAACACTGCCGATTGCACGTGCCCAGGAGTTCACGACCTTCAAGGATGGTCAGACCGCCATGGCTTTCCACGTGGTTCAGGGCGAGCGCGAACTGGTGTCGGATTGCCGGTCGCTGGCGCGCTTCGAGCTGCGCGGGATTCCGCCGATGGTGGCGGGTGCAGCCCGCATCCGGGTGGCTTTCCAGGTGGATGCCGATGGATTGCTGTCGGTGTCTGCACGCGAGATGTCCTCGGGCGTCGAGGCCAGTGTGCTGGTGAAGCCGTCCTACGGCCTGTCCGACGACGAGATCGCTGGCATGTTGCAGGCCGGTGTCGAACGCGCCGGAGACGATCTCGTTGCGCGTGCCCTGCGCGAGCAGCAGGTCGAAGCCGACCGTGTCATTGAAGCGACCGAGCAGGCGCTGCTCAAGGATGGGCAGTTGCTCGACGAAGCTGAAAGAGCGCAGATCGATGAAGTGCTTGCCCGTTTGCGCAGTCTGCGCGACGGCGAGGATCATCGCGCAATCAAGGCCGGGATCGAGGCGCTTGCCAAAGCTACCGACGAATTTGCCGCGCGGCGCATGGACAGCAGCATCCGTTCCGCGCTTGCCGGTCACAAGATAGATGAGATTCCTGTATGA
- the fdx gene encoding ISC system 2Fe-2S type ferredoxin, whose amino-acid sequence MTQIIVLPHVELCPEGTVLEVAEGTTICDGLLENGIEIEHACEKSCACTTCHVIVREGFSSLGEAEEEEEDLLDKAWGLEPQSRLSCQAVVRAVPLVVEIPRYTINMAREGKH is encoded by the coding sequence ATGACCCAGATTATTGTGCTGCCGCATGTCGAACTGTGCCCGGAGGGAACGGTTCTGGAGGTTGCCGAAGGCACCACCATCTGTGACGGCCTGCTTGAAAATGGCATCGAGATCGAGCACGCATGCGAGAAGTCCTGTGCCTGCACGACCTGCCACGTGATCGTGCGTGAGGGCTTTTCCTCGCTCGGAGAAGCGGAAGAAGAGGAGGAGGATCTGCTGGACAAGGCCTGGGGCCTGGAACCGCAGTCCCGGCTCTCCTGTCAGGCTGTCGTCCGTGCCGTTCCGCTGGTGGTCGAGATTCCGCGCTACACCATCAACATGGCTAGGGAGGGCAAGCACTGA